A genome region from Kogia breviceps isolate mKogBre1 chromosome 13, mKogBre1 haplotype 1, whole genome shotgun sequence includes the following:
- the LOC131767929 gene encoding trace amine-associated receptor 1, protein MMSFCHNIINISCVKSSWSNGVRASLYSLMVLIILTTVVGNLIVIISISHFKQLHTPTNWLIHSMATVDFLLGCLVMPYSMVRSVEHCWYFGDVFCKIHTSTDIMLSSASIFHLSFISIDRYYAVCDPLRYKTKINVLVIFVMIFISWSIPALFAFGMIFLELNFKGAEEMYYKHIHCIGSCSVFFSKTSGVLAFMTSFYIPGSIMICIYCRIYFIAKGQARSINDASQKFRIGLEEKDGISRSKERKATKTLGIVMGVFLTCWCPFFVCIVMDPFLDYTIPPMLNDALIWFGYLNSTLNPMVYAFFYPWFRRALKMILFGKIFRKDSSRCKLFLESNP, encoded by the coding sequence ATGATGTCCTTTTGCCACAATATAATTAATATCTCCTGTGTGAAAAGCAGCTGGTCGAATGGCGTCCGTGCTTCCCTGTACAGTTTAATGGTGCTCATAATTCTGACCACAGTGGTTGGCAATCTAATAGTTATTATTTCTATATCACACTTCAAGCAACTTCATACCCCAACTAATTGGCTCATTCATTCCATGGCCACTGTGGACTTTCTGCTGGGGTGCCTGGTCATGCCTTATAGTATGGTGAGATCCGTTGAGCACTGCTGGTATTTTGGAGACGTCTTCTGTAAAATTCACACCAGCACTGATATTATGCTGAGCTCAGCATCAATTTTTCACTTGTCCTTCATTTCCATTGACCGCTACTATGCTGTGTGTGACCCACTGAGATACAAAACTAAGATCAACGTCTTGGTTATTTTCGTGATGATCTTCATTAGTTGGAGTATTCCTGCTCTTTTTGCATTTGGAATGATCTTTCTGGAGCTAAACTTCAAAGGAGCCGAAGAGATGTATTACAAACACATTCACTGCATAGGGAGTTGCTCTGTCTTCTTCAGCAAAACATCTGGGGTTCTGgcctttatgacttctttctatATACCTGGCTCTATTATGATATGCATCTATTGTAGAATATATTTCATAGCGAAAGGGCAGGCAAGATCAATTAATGATGCAAGTCAGAAGTTTCGAATTGGGTTGGAAGAGAAAGATGGAATTTCacgaagcaaagaaaggaaagctACGAAGACTTTAGGGATTGTGATGGGAGTTTTCTTAACATGCTGGTGTCCTTTCTTTGTCTGCATAGTCATGGATCCTTTCCTGGACTATACTATTCCACCCATGCTGAACGATGCATTGATTTGGTTTGGCTACTTGAATTCCACTTTAAATCCAATGGTTTATGCATTTTTCTATCCCTGGTTCAGAAGAGCACTGAAGATGATTCTATTTGGTAAAATTTTCCGAAAAGATTCATCtagatgtaaattatttttagaatcaaATCCATAG